GGCAGCGTCGTCCAGACCACCCTCGAGGGAACGGGGAAGAACGCCACCACGGCGGCCAGCAGCGATGTCCGCTGCTCGTCGATGGGCGCCCTCGAAAAGAAGATCGCCGACCTGGTCAAAGCCAAAGTCGCGGCCAAGTAGGCGGCTCGGCCTGCCGAAGCTTGCCACCCCCGGTTGACCCACCCGCCGACCCGGACTAAGCTTAGGGTTCTGTTCCGTGCCGCCGTGGCCTCCTGTACCTCTGGCTGCGGCGATCCACGTAGATGTCGGAGTTCGAACACCCGGTCGGTCAGGCCGTCCGGGCAACCATACTAGAATGCCTACGATCAATCAGCTGGTCCGCCGCGCCCGTAAGGACGTGGTGGAGAAGTCCAAGGCGCCCGCGCTGAAGAGCAATCCGTTCAAGCGTGGCGTGTGCACGCGCGTCTACACCACGACGCCCAAGAAGCCCAACTCGGCGCTGCGCAAGGTTGCGCGTGTTCGTCTCACGAACCAGCTCGAGGTGACGGCCTACATCCCCGGCGAAGGACACAACCTGCAGGAGCACTCGATCGTGCTCGTGCGTGGTGGTCGTGTCAAGGACCTTCCCGGCGTGCGTTACCACATCGTTCGCGGCACGCTTGACGCATCGGGCGTCAACGGCCGTAATCAGAGCCGTTCGAAGTACGGCACCAAGCGCCCCAAGAAGGGCGCCGCGGCTGCTGCAGCCGCCAAGGGAGGTAAGAAGAAGTGAGCCGCCGCAAAAGCGCAGTAAAGCGCACCGTACTTCCTGACGCTCGCTACGACAGCCAGACCGTCTCGAAGTTCATCAATAACCTGATGATTCAGGGCAAGAAGTCCACCGCCGAAGGCATCTTCTACGGCGCGATGGACATCGTGGAAGCCAAGACCAGCCAGCCGGGTGTGGGCGTGTTCAAGCAGGCGTTGAACAACCTCAAGCCGGTGGTCGAAGTGAAGAGCCGTCGCGTCGGCGGTGCCACGTACCAGGTGCCGGTCGAGGTCCGTCAGGATCGTCGCTCCGCCCTCGCCATGCGCTGGCTCATCGGGTATTCGCGCGACCGCAACGAGAAGTCGATGGCCGAGAAGCTGGCTGCCGAAGTGCTCGCTGCAAGCCGTGGCGAAGGCAATGCGATCAAGAAGAAGGAAGACACGCATCGCATGGCTGAAGCCAACAAGGCGTTCGCGCACTATCGCTGGTAGCAACGCAGCGATTGGCTGTTGGACCAAGGTCGGGTCACACAGCCGGCACGATTATTTCAACTGCCTCGGGATATCCCGGGGCAGTTGTCGTTTCGGTGCTGGCATCGTCACAGTTTCGGCCTCGTTGTTTTACTGACGGCATGAAGCGTTGCCCGCCTGAAGTGACCGCGTCAACTTGATGTGGTGCGCTGCCTCACTACCGAGGTCGCGAAACGGCAAACCCGACGGAAGTCGGGGACGCAAAGCTTCGGGGCTTACACGTGGTCCGCCACGTCAGCCGGCCGAGTTACCGAACGAACCCGCTCGCGGAGTTGCAGTGCTCAATCGCGCGATGTCGCACTCCCGACTCATGGCCCTCTCTGGGGCGATGCTATTGCTGGCATCCTGCCGGTCGGCCAACCCGACCACGGCGCTGGATCCCAACGGTGGCAGTCGGGTGTCTCTGGATGCGATGGTCTCCGGACCATCGATGCGTAACGACGCGGCGTCGCAGCTGGCCGTGCTCCGCTACGCGAATCGCCTTCCCCGGATCGACTTCCCGACCGTCCGCCCGGAGTGCCTGACGCAAGGCGAAAACTTCGGGGCGTGGACCGTGCGCTTCGACGGATACGGCTGTGTGGCCGTGGACGGCGAAGGACGGCAAGCGTCGCTCGCGATGGGCCCCAGGGCGGCGCAGAAGGACTACATGACCCACGCGCCGATGGTACTCGGTCCGCAGTACGGCAGCCGCCTGGTGATGCATACCCGCCTCGAGACGACGGCACAGCTGCGCAACGGCACCCCGAACCCCTGGGAAGTCGGGTGGGTCATCTGGCAGTACACCGACGATCAGCGCTTCTACTACTTCATTCCGAAGCCCAACGGCTGGGAACTGGGTAAGCGCGATCCCGCGTACCCGGGCGGTCAGCGATTCCTGGGCTCAGGCTCGGAGCAGACCTTCCCGATCGGCCGGACCTACGACGTCACGATCGTTCAGGTCGATGCCGCGATTGCGGTGTTCGTCGATGGCCACGAAATCGTCCGGCTCCGCGACCAGGAGAGCCCGTATCGGAAGGGGCGCATCGGCATCTATGCCGAAGATGCGACGGTCAAGGTGCACTCGGTGCGGGCGCTCTAGCCCGCGCCTCGCCGCCGCTTCGGTTGCCAGATGATGGCCCTATCACTTATGCGGCATCGTGTGGCATGGCCTGAAGGCGAGCTGAGACCAGGAATCCGCTTGCGGTGACCTTACCCGCGTTTGTGACGTCTATCGCAGAACGTCACACCGCTGGTATTGTCATGCACTCAACATCCCGTGAACCGGCGGACCCAGCCTGGGGTCGCCAGATCCGACTGCTAGGATTCGGTTCACGGGGGATCTCTGTCCCCAGTTCCATTGCCGCTCTTCTCCGCATCTCCGGAGCCGTCGCGCCGCCGCGTTCGGGCATCGAGAGTGACCGTTCTGGTCGCGCTCGTCTGTCTGGCTGCGGCGTCGGCTCGCGCTCAGGGTACTCCTGCCGAGCGCTACAACGCCGCCATGAACGTGGGCTACGCGGCGAAGACGCGCGGTGATACCGCGGCCGCCCGATTGAGTTTCGAGCAGGCGCTCGCGGCCGACACGAGTCAGGCCATCCCTCGTATCGAACTCGGGTACCTCGCGCTCGCTGGCGGTGATCGACCGCGCGCCGCGGACTTCCTGCGACAAGGCGTCGATCGTGATCCGTCGCGCCCCGAAGTTCATCGCCAGTTGGGATACGTGCTGATCAGTCTCAAGCGCACGCGCGAAGCCATCACGGCGTTCGAAGGCATCGCGAAGACCACCAGCGGGCTCACGCCGGTCGATCATCTGGCGCTGGGCT
The DNA window shown above is from Gemmatimonas sp. and carries:
- the rpsL gene encoding 30S ribosomal protein S12; this translates as MPTINQLVRRARKDVVEKSKAPALKSNPFKRGVCTRVYTTTPKKPNSALRKVARVRLTNQLEVTAYIPGEGHNLQEHSIVLVRGGRVKDLPGVRYHIVRGTLDASGVNGRNQSRSKYGTKRPKKGAAAAAAAKGGKKK
- the rpsG gene encoding 30S ribosomal protein S7; the encoded protein is MSRRKSAVKRTVLPDARYDSQTVSKFINNLMIQGKKSTAEGIFYGAMDIVEAKTSQPGVGVFKQALNNLKPVVEVKSRRVGGATYQVPVEVRQDRRSALAMRWLIGYSRDRNEKSMAEKLAAEVLAASRGEGNAIKKKEDTHRMAEANKAFAHYRW